Proteins found in one Erythrobacter sp. KY5 genomic segment:
- a CDS encoding inner membrane-spanning protein YciB: MPSEEAKKAGSSWLNVAVDYGPLLVFLGVYRWNAPADPNPAGELLAIMYGTGAFMVAAISALIISKWRLGKVSPMLWFSTALIVGFGALTIFFGDPVFVQLKPTIIYAVFGVALLAGFFMGRALLKILLEAAFEGLSDEGWLKLSRNWGVFFLVLAGLNEVLRAQMSFEGWLWAKFWVFMPLSFLFTFTQLPMLMKHGLSLEGEEEAIKDEPPTA, encoded by the coding sequence ATGCCGAGCGAAGAAGCCAAGAAAGCCGGATCAAGCTGGCTCAACGTTGCGGTCGATTATGGGCCGCTGCTGGTGTTCCTCGGCGTCTATCGATGGAACGCGCCCGCCGACCCTAACCCGGCGGGTGAGCTTCTCGCCATCATGTACGGCACGGGCGCCTTCATGGTTGCGGCCATTTCGGCGCTCATTATCTCCAAGTGGAGGCTGGGCAAGGTCTCGCCGATGCTGTGGTTCTCGACCGCGCTGATCGTCGGCTTCGGCGCGCTCACAATCTTCTTCGGTGATCCGGTATTCGTGCAGCTGAAGCCCACGATCATCTACGCGGTATTCGGCGTCGCCTTGCTCGCAGGGTTTTTCATGGGCCGCGCTTTGCTCAAAATCCTGCTCGAAGCCGCGTTTGAGGGGCTGTCGGACGAAGGCTGGCTCAAGCTTTCACGCAACTGGGGGGTGTTCTTCCTCGTGCTCGCAGGTCTCAACGAAGTGCTGCGCGCTCAGATGAGCTTTGAAGGCTGGCTCTGGGCGAAATTCTGGGTGTTCATGCCGCTGAGCTTCCTTTTCACCTTCACCCAGCTGCCGATGCTGATGAAGCACGGGCTGAGCCTTGAAGGCGAGGAAGAGGCGATCAAGGACGAACCGCCGACGGCTTGA
- the ftsY gene encoding signal recognition particle-docking protein FtsY yields the protein MSTSWSDRLLGGFRKTSERLGANLTGVATRLDEATLDDVEDALIISDLGPAAAARIRAKLKEKSFGREITQRELKESVAEEIAEILRPVAKPLEITAFPRPQVILVIGVNGSGKTTTIAKLAHLFTEDDYGVLLAAGDTFRAAAIGQLATWAERAGVDLVRGPEGGDPASIVFDAVKQATDTGIDALVVDTAGRLQNKKELMEELAKIRRVLGRLNEEAPHDVVLVLDATNGQNALSQIDVFQEVAGVTGLIMTKLDGTARGGVLVAAAEQYGLPIHAIGVGEKMEDLRPFDPDLVARVIAGVA from the coding sequence ATGAGTACCAGCTGGAGCGACCGGCTGCTCGGCGGCTTTCGCAAGACTTCCGAACGTCTGGGCGCTAACCTGACCGGTGTCGCGACGCGGCTTGATGAGGCGACGCTCGACGATGTCGAGGACGCGCTGATCATCTCGGACCTTGGCCCGGCAGCAGCGGCCCGCATCCGTGCCAAGCTTAAAGAGAAGAGCTTCGGGCGCGAGATCACGCAGCGCGAACTCAAGGAATCGGTCGCCGAAGAAATCGCGGAAATCCTTCGCCCGGTTGCCAAGCCGCTTGAGATCACGGCCTTCCCGCGCCCGCAGGTTATCCTTGTGATCGGGGTCAATGGATCGGGTAAGACCACCACCATCGCCAAGCTCGCCCACCTCTTTACCGAGGACGATTACGGCGTGCTGCTGGCGGCAGGCGACACGTTCCGCGCGGCAGCCATCGGACAACTCGCCACCTGGGCGGAGCGCGCCGGGGTGGACCTCGTGCGCGGACCCGAGGGCGGCGATCCGGCCTCGATCGTGTTCGATGCGGTCAAGCAGGCGACCGACACCGGGATCGACGCGCTGGTGGTGGACACCGCCGGACGCCTCCAGAACAAGAAAGAGCTGATGGAAGAGCTGGCGAAAATCCGCCGCGTCCTTGGCCGCCTCAACGAAGAGGCCCCGCACGACGTGGTGCTCGTGCTCGACGCAACCAATGGTCAGAACGCGCTTTCGCAGATCGACGTGTTTCAGGAAGTCGCGGGCGTCACCGGCCTCATCATGACCAAGCTGGACGGCACGGCGCGCGGCGGCGTGCTGGTCGCAGCTGCCGAGCAATATGGCCTTCCGATCCATGCCATCGGTGTCGGCGAGAAGATGGAAGACCTGCGGCCCTTCGACCCCGATCTGGTCGCGCGCGTAATCGCAGGAGTGGCCTGA